In a genomic window of Nesterenkonia halotolerans:
- a CDS encoding sigma-70 family RNA polymerase sigma factor, producing MDHNARNALVVENLPLVGYLVSDLCAKATHLSREDLTSVGSIALVTAADAFDPALGVPFGAYARRRIIGAFADDMRSADWAGRGSRKKIRELKTVEETLTAALGRAPSVTELAEALGLEEKVVAATQQDASRSVVALESDMSDYLVTEGRTPEQELVEAEQTAMLRTAVETLPERMRLIVSQLFFEGATVKDIAAQLGITHSAVSQQRSEAMRLLRDGLQTHYSATEVQEAAPKASSRRREQYLQELGERTLGGILQRARELKPAPLTEA from the coding sequence GTGGATCACAACGCACGGAATGCACTTGTCGTGGAAAACCTGCCCCTGGTCGGCTACCTGGTCTCCGACCTGTGCGCAAAGGCCACTCATCTCTCTCGCGAAGACCTCACCTCAGTGGGATCAATCGCGCTTGTCACCGCAGCTGACGCGTTTGACCCGGCTCTCGGAGTGCCTTTCGGGGCCTACGCCCGCCGCCGGATCATCGGCGCCTTCGCCGATGACATGCGCTCAGCAGATTGGGCTGGACGTGGGTCCCGGAAAAAGATCCGTGAACTCAAGACCGTGGAAGAGACCCTCACCGCAGCACTGGGCCGCGCCCCGAGCGTGACCGAGCTCGCCGAGGCCCTGGGCCTGGAGGAGAAGGTCGTCGCCGCCACCCAGCAGGATGCCTCGCGCAGTGTGGTCGCGCTGGAATCCGATATGTCGGACTATCTGGTGACCGAGGGACGGACCCCTGAGCAGGAGCTCGTGGAAGCCGAACAGACGGCGATGCTGCGCACCGCCGTGGAGACGCTGCCCGAACGGATGCGACTCATCGTCTCGCAGCTCTTCTTCGAAGGCGCCACCGTCAAGGACATTGCTGCCCAGCTGGGGATCACCCACTCCGCGGTCTCCCAGCAGCGCTCCGAGGCGATGAGGCTGCTCCGCGACGGCCTGCAGACGCACTACAGCGCGACTGAGGTGCAGGAGGCTGCGCCGAAGGCGAGTTCCCGCCGGCGGGAACAATACCTGCAGGAGCTGGGGGAGCGGACCCTTGGTGGGATTCTGCAGCGTGCCCGCGAGCTGAAGCCAGCACCGCTCACCGAAGCCTGA
- the fliS gene encoding flagellar export chaperone FliS: MIAEMYENLSRARSQFNREAILSASPAKLLTMLYDRLMLDLNRAEAAQQQQNWQEASAQLVHAQAIIAELSSSLDTAVWDGGRQLQALYSFATAELIAANTRRDPSRTRSIIEIFEPLRATWHEAAEIALVSEPAGQPRGVLGVG; encoded by the coding sequence GTGATTGCAGAGATGTACGAGAACCTCAGCCGCGCGCGCAGCCAGTTCAACCGTGAAGCCATCCTCTCCGCCTCGCCGGCCAAGCTGCTCACCATGCTCTATGACCGACTGATGCTGGATCTGAACCGTGCCGAGGCGGCCCAGCAGCAGCAGAACTGGCAGGAAGCCTCCGCTCAGCTGGTCCACGCGCAGGCCATCATCGCCGAGCTCTCCTCCTCACTGGACACCGCGGTCTGGGACGGTGGACGCCAGCTGCAGGCGCTCTACAGCTTCGCCACGGCCGAGCTCATCGCCGCGAACACCCGGCGGGATCCGAGCAGGACCCGCAGCATCATCGAGATCTTCGAGCCGCTGCGCGCCACCTGGCACGAGGCCGCGGAGATCGCGCTGGTCTCCGAGCCGGCCGGGCAGCCGCGCGGGGTCCTCGGAGTCGGATAG
- a CDS encoding flagellar basal body rod protein FlgC produces MALDAIGIAGTALTVHRKWLDSVSDNIANVNTVRATDEAAFQARYVNAQADASGQGVHVAGVEYGDAEGRMTHEPNHPLADEDGYVRYPDIDMAEQMGSLIMAQRGYQMNAAVVDRAKETYQAALQIGQNR; encoded by the coding sequence ATGGCTCTGGACGCGATCGGCATCGCCGGCACAGCGCTGACCGTGCACCGCAAGTGGCTGGATTCCGTCTCGGACAACATCGCCAACGTCAACACGGTGCGCGCCACCGATGAGGCCGCCTTCCAGGCGCGCTATGTCAACGCCCAGGCCGATGCGTCCGGACAGGGCGTGCACGTGGCAGGCGTCGAATACGGCGACGCCGAAGGTCGGATGACCCACGAGCCGAACCACCCGCTGGCGGATGAGGACGGCTATGTGCGCTACCCGGACATCGACATGGCGGAGCAGATGGGCAGCCTCATCATGGCCCAGCGTGGGTACCAGATGAACGCCGCCGTGGTGGACCGCGCCAAAGAGACCTACCAAGCAGCACTGCAGATCGGACAGAACCGATGA
- the flgL gene encoding flagellar hook-associated protein FlgL gives MSITRVTHGSTVAAAQRNLQAAMQRLASTQDKASTLKEISRPSDDPGAAAEAMAVRGAQRAAEQHSRNVDNANGWLTTADTALSTATDLLHQVRDVVMSGANQGVLPPAAREALAVQLDNLHGELLNAANSQYMGRSVFAGTSDAAAAFESDGSFNGVDNSAVTRRVGENTTVRVDADGAAAFGEGATSVFALVKGLAEALRAGDPVSARLGEIDEKLNSVLAAQSTIGATHASVLSVENALAGQKVTLEARRSGLEDADLAAVALELQTQELAYRAALSASAKVIQPSLMDYLR, from the coding sequence ATGTCCATCACTCGAGTGACCCACGGCTCCACCGTTGCCGCGGCGCAGCGGAACCTGCAGGCGGCGATGCAGCGCCTGGCCTCCACCCAGGACAAGGCCTCCACGCTCAAGGAGATCTCCCGTCCCAGCGACGATCCGGGTGCCGCGGCGGAAGCCATGGCGGTGCGCGGTGCGCAGCGAGCGGCCGAACAGCACAGCCGCAATGTGGACAACGCCAACGGCTGGCTGACCACTGCAGACACCGCACTGAGCACGGCCACAGACCTGCTCCACCAGGTCCGTGACGTCGTGATGTCCGGCGCGAATCAGGGCGTGCTGCCGCCGGCGGCCCGGGAGGCGCTCGCGGTGCAGCTGGACAATCTCCACGGTGAGCTGTTGAACGCGGCGAACTCCCAGTACATGGGGCGCAGCGTGTTCGCCGGCACTTCGGATGCCGCCGCCGCCTTCGAGTCCGACGGAAGCTTCAACGGAGTGGACAACTCCGCCGTGACGCGGCGCGTGGGTGAGAACACCACGGTGCGGGTGGACGCCGACGGCGCGGCAGCCTTCGGCGAGGGCGCCACCAGCGTCTTTGCTCTGGTGAAGGGGCTGGCCGAGGCTCTCCGAGCCGGAGACCCAGTGTCCGCGCGGCTGGGCGAGATCGACGAGAAGCTCAACAGCGTGCTCGCCGCCCAATCCACCATAGGCGCCACCCACGCCTCCGTGCTGTCGGTCGAGAACGCACTGGCAGGCCAGAAGGTGACCCTGGAGGCTCGACGCTCAGGACTCGAGGACGCAGACCTCGCCGCCGTCGCACTGGAGCTGCAGACTCAGGAACTGGCCTACCGTGCAGCGCTGTCCGCCTCAGCCAAGGTCATCCAGCCCTCCTTGATGGACTACCTGCGGTGA
- a CDS encoding flagellar basal body rod protein FlgB, with amino-acid sequence MFDSVTSRAFSSALDGLAMRQRAIADNIANANTPGYQSRRVAFEDALASSVQTGDGQVQATEARSLEPTRLNGSNVNLDTETLANIDTVLRFQFAAQAAGGQFNSMRTALRST; translated from the coding sequence GTGTTCGATTCCGTGACCTCACGTGCGTTCTCCAGCGCGCTGGACGGTCTGGCCATGCGCCAACGCGCCATCGCCGACAACATCGCCAACGCCAACACCCCCGGATACCAGTCCCGCCGCGTCGCCTTCGAAGATGCCCTCGCCTCCTCCGTGCAGACCGGCGACGGCCAGGTGCAGGCCACCGAGGCCCGGTCCCTGGAACCCACGAGACTCAACGGCAGCAACGTCAATCTCGACACCGAGACGCTCGCGAACATCGACACGGTGCTGCGCTTCCAATTCGCAGCCCAGGCGGCCGGCGGCCAGTTCAACAGCATGCGCACCGCCCTGAGGAGCACCTGA
- the fliD gene encoding flagellar filament capping protein FliD: MPIALPGLASGLDSAALIESLMQVEAVPQQLLQRQATKTNTFVAALQGLNTRVAASAESSAEIAKPGALRAFTAQSSNDSVTAVTTSAAGAGSLDFTVESTAARHTLVTDAVSEWDTTEFSITAADGTSTAITADSTSLDDVVTAINASGAGVTAVKIPTGDGAHRLQLSAAATGAQGAFTLGDSATGSTITSAGADAAITLWAGTAAEQRVTSATNTFEGLMPGVDVTVSAVSAAPVTLSVARDAEAAVRTAESLVASVNSVLSYIRTNSKVSTGSDGSTAAGILTGDSAVRSAQQRMSDAVVRPVDGRSPSEIGISVTRDGALTFDQEKFSAALAADPAGVEATVAQLASRINGVAADLSDRYDGQITQRITGQEGLANRLTDQVEAWDDRLANRRATLERTYAALEVQMQSLNSQMDYLSSQLASLPQAASSRSNS; the protein is encoded by the coding sequence GTGCCTATCGCGCTTCCCGGACTCGCCAGCGGGCTGGACTCCGCCGCGCTGATCGAGAGTCTCATGCAGGTCGAGGCCGTTCCGCAGCAGCTGCTCCAGCGCCAGGCCACCAAGACGAACACCTTCGTGGCCGCCCTGCAGGGTTTGAACACCCGTGTGGCCGCCAGCGCGGAGAGTTCGGCAGAGATCGCGAAGCCCGGCGCGCTGCGCGCCTTCACGGCACAGTCCAGCAATGACTCGGTCACTGCCGTCACCACCTCTGCGGCTGGAGCCGGAAGCCTCGACTTCACCGTGGAGAGCACGGCTGCACGCCATACTCTGGTCACGGATGCGGTCAGCGAGTGGGACACGACCGAGTTCAGCATCACCGCCGCCGACGGCACCAGCACCGCGATCACTGCCGATTCCACCAGCCTCGATGACGTGGTCACGGCGATCAACGCCTCCGGCGCCGGAGTCACCGCCGTGAAGATCCCCACCGGCGATGGTGCCCACCGGCTGCAGCTCTCTGCCGCCGCCACCGGAGCGCAGGGCGCCTTCACCCTCGGCGACAGCGCCACCGGGTCCACCATCACCAGCGCCGGAGCCGACGCCGCCATCACCCTCTGGGCCGGCACTGCGGCCGAGCAGCGCGTCACCTCCGCCACCAACACCTTCGAAGGGCTCATGCCCGGAGTCGACGTCACGGTCTCCGCAGTCAGTGCCGCACCGGTCACGCTGAGTGTGGCGCGGGACGCCGAGGCGGCAGTGCGCACCGCCGAATCCCTGGTCGCTTCGGTGAACTCGGTGCTGAGCTATATCCGCACCAACTCCAAGGTGTCCACTGGCAGCGACGGCAGCACGGCGGCCGGCATCCTCACCGGCGACAGCGCGGTCCGCAGCGCCCAGCAGCGGATGAGCGACGCCGTCGTCCGTCCCGTGGACGGCCGCTCGCCCTCGGAGATCGGGATCTCGGTGACCCGCGACGGGGCGCTGACCTTCGATCAGGAGAAGTTTTCCGCGGCCCTGGCCGCCGATCCCGCAGGCGTCGAGGCCACCGTGGCCCAGCTCGCCAGCCGGATCAACGGCGTCGCCGCGGATCTCTCCGATCGCTACGACGGTCAGATCACCCAGCGCATCACGGGTCAGGAGGGCCTGGCCAACAGGCTCACCGACCAGGTGGAGGCGTGGGATGACCGGCTCGCCAACCGCCGGGCCACCCTCGAACGCACCTACGCCGCCCTCGAGGTGCAGATGCAGAGTCTCAACTCCCAGATGGACTACCTGAGTTCGCAGCTCGCCTCGCTGCCGCAGGCAGCCTCCTCCCGAAGCAACTCCTGA
- the flgK gene encoding flagellar hook-associated protein FlgK, with the protein MSTFSGLNTAWTGMTAARRSMETAGANIAHVGVDGYTRQRVETSSVTASSSIGRLAGPTLPGQGVTVTGIARLADAQLDSRVRGTAGISGQAETVAAGLEALEASFREPGTDGLSARLSDFWAGWDDVANQPGEQAPAAVVIARGTAVADHLGQLHGELTQQWTSQHRGLSAEVAEVNATAQRVAALNGQIRSTTASGGNANSLMDERTQLTTRLAELTGATVRQQPDGTADVLVGGTPLVSGTNARAMELTGGARPQDAEASALSWAHRAPGDPSSTVDVQSGVLSGRLAMLAPAEADGTGGPIAVTLRALDGIATDLATRVNAVQAEGFTTAGSPGGAFFAIDPTRPAASLRVVAAGANDLAAGAPGAGALDGSNAAKMAALAELGDGPDALWSQLVISTGTNVQNGARSAVNASMALVSALEQQQSQAGVSLDEENLALVTHQHAYQGAARVLTAIDEMLDTLINRTGVVGR; encoded by the coding sequence GTGAGCACATTCAGCGGATTGAACACCGCATGGACGGGCATGACCGCCGCCCGCCGCTCCATGGAGACGGCCGGGGCCAACATCGCCCACGTCGGCGTGGACGGCTACACCCGCCAGCGCGTCGAGACCTCCTCCGTGACGGCGAGCTCCTCCATCGGTCGGCTCGCCGGTCCGACCCTGCCCGGGCAGGGTGTCACCGTGACCGGGATCGCTCGGCTCGCGGATGCACAGCTCGACTCGCGGGTCCGCGGCACCGCTGGCATCAGCGGGCAGGCCGAAACCGTGGCCGCCGGGCTGGAGGCCCTGGAAGCCAGCTTCCGCGAGCCAGGGACAGACGGTCTCTCAGCGCGGCTGAGTGACTTCTGGGCCGGCTGGGACGACGTCGCGAATCAACCAGGCGAACAGGCGCCCGCCGCGGTCGTGATCGCTCGGGGGACCGCGGTGGCGGACCACCTGGGCCAGCTGCACGGCGAACTGACCCAGCAGTGGACCTCCCAGCACCGGGGGCTCAGCGCCGAAGTGGCGGAGGTCAATGCCACCGCCCAGCGCGTGGCCGCCCTGAACGGTCAGATACGCTCCACCACTGCCTCCGGCGGCAACGCCAACTCGCTGATGGACGAGCGCACGCAGCTCACCACGCGACTCGCCGAGCTCACCGGCGCCACCGTCCGCCAGCAGCCCGACGGCACCGCCGACGTGCTCGTGGGTGGAACCCCGCTGGTCTCAGGAACCAATGCCCGGGCCATGGAGCTCACCGGCGGTGCACGCCCCCAGGACGCCGAAGCCTCTGCGCTCTCCTGGGCCCACCGTGCGCCCGGCGATCCCTCCAGCACGGTCGATGTCCAGTCCGGGGTGCTCTCCGGACGCCTGGCGATGCTCGCCCCCGCCGAGGCCGACGGCACGGGCGGCCCCATTGCCGTCACGCTGCGGGCGCTCGACGGCATCGCCACAGACCTCGCAACCCGCGTCAATGCAGTTCAGGCAGAGGGGTTCACCACTGCTGGCTCCCCCGGCGGCGCCTTCTTCGCCATCGACCCCACGCGACCGGCCGCCAGCCTTCGCGTGGTCGCCGCAGGGGCAAACGATCTTGCCGCCGGCGCCCCGGGGGCAGGGGCCCTCGATGGTTCCAATGCCGCGAAGATGGCGGCCCTCGCGGAACTCGGCGACGGACCCGACGCGCTGTGGTCCCAGCTGGTCATCTCCACCGGCACCAATGTGCAGAACGGCGCTCGGTCCGCGGTCAATGCCTCGATGGCGCTGGTCTCGGCACTGGAGCAGCAGCAGTCTCAGGCCGGGGTCTCCCTAGATGAGGAGAACCTCGCACTGGTGACCCATCAGCACGCCTATCAGGGCGCTGCCCGCGTGCTGACAGCCATCGACGAGATGCTCGACACCCTGATCAACCGCACCGGCGTGGTCGGACGCTAG
- a CDS encoding thiamine pyrophosphate-dependent enzyme, translating into MMKRYECMERLGAQLDDELVILSLGGAVDEWYNAAPHMREGSLFQQQLGCVTGEALGLAIGLPNRRIVSLDTDGGLLFNLGILATLGNESPENLFVVVWDNESYQSIGGPKTHTASGTVNLAEIARGCGIEKAFVVDNLEDFEDHCRKGLAAREPYVVVAKTDGILQPGIGRKHSDGREDKYIFVRHVEKTEGISIMGPSEHN; encoded by the coding sequence ATGATGAAGCGTTATGAATGTATGGAGCGGCTGGGTGCACAGCTCGACGACGAGCTCGTGATCCTCTCCCTCGGTGGGGCGGTCGACGAGTGGTACAACGCAGCACCGCACATGCGGGAAGGCTCCCTCTTCCAGCAGCAGCTGGGGTGTGTCACCGGCGAGGCGCTGGGCCTGGCCATCGGATTACCGAACCGGCGCATCGTCTCCCTGGACACCGACGGGGGGTTGCTCTTCAACTTGGGCATTCTTGCAACGCTGGGCAACGAAAGTCCGGAGAACCTCTTCGTGGTGGTCTGGGACAACGAGAGCTATCAGTCCATCGGGGGGCCCAAGACGCACACTGCCTCCGGGACAGTGAACCTCGCGGAGATTGCCCGAGGCTGTGGGATTGAGAAGGCCTTCGTCGTGGACAACCTTGAGGACTTTGAGGATCACTGCCGAAAGGGGTTGGCCGCGCGGGAACCCTATGTCGTCGTCGCCAAAACCGACGGGATCCTCCAGCCGGGGATCGGTCGCAAGCACTCAGACGGCAGGGAGGACAAGTACATCTTCGTCCGCCACGTGGAGAAGACCGAGGGGATCAGCATCATGGGTCCCAGCGAGCACAACTGA
- a CDS encoding flavin reductase family protein: MAAFGSLRSAEEGLGLGTAAMQAEDVFASYPSAIAALCAQTADGPVGFVVTSFAAGVSFDPPMAIFSAQKSSRTWQALRGAPSIGVSVLGHDQQHACHQLASRSRDRFAKLDYSVTDAGAVLLAESPLRMECEVMSETPAGDHQMVLLKVLGAQVDPESSPLVYRSKGFHHLISAG, translated from the coding sequence ATGGCGGCCTTCGGCAGTCTCCGCAGCGCCGAAGAAGGTCTGGGGCTGGGCACCGCCGCGATGCAGGCCGAGGACGTCTTCGCCTCCTACCCCTCCGCGATCGCCGCGCTGTGTGCACAGACCGCGGACGGCCCGGTGGGATTCGTGGTGACCTCCTTCGCCGCCGGGGTGTCTTTCGACCCGCCGATGGCGATCTTCTCCGCACAGAAATCCTCGCGCACCTGGCAGGCGCTGCGCGGCGCTCCGAGCATCGGTGTCTCCGTGCTGGGACATGACCAGCAGCATGCCTGCCATCAACTGGCTTCCAGGAGCCGAGACCGCTTCGCGAAGCTCGACTACAGTGTCACCGACGCCGGCGCCGTGCTGCTGGCCGAGTCACCGCTGCGCATGGAGTGCGAAGTGATGAGCGAAACCCCGGCCGGAGACCATCAGATGGTGCTGCTGAAGGTCCTCGGCGCCCAGGTGGACCCGGAATCCTCTCCGCTGGTCTACCGGTCGAAGGGGTTTCATCACCTCATCTCGGCAGGCTGA
- a CDS encoding GMC family oxidoreductase has protein sequence MSPNPGPLGDEHAEYDIIIAGAGSAGCVLARRLAEDPDLSVLLIEAGGPEEHLAEVREARDWAAQLGGPLDWQEVYAPSESVKGRRIPIPRGRVVGGSSSINAMLWYRGHPDDYDAWEAAGATGWNYRTLLPYFKRSEDWVGGESATRGSGGPMRVEVSPDPHPVADSLLSAAEELGLPVIEDANGLSNEGACLANFNATTQDGSLQRWSAARGYLRPAAAWPNLTVRTDAEVTELTFESGQCTGVVIHQEGRSRSLRATLGVVLTLGALGTPRLLMRSGIGPADQLTAVGLAPRLNLPGVGANFQDHPLLMGMNFRLREPRGPLRDNGGGAMLNWRSSVADQRPDLHAFVVQGAHAGPQVASRYGVHHADEKVCAISPGLMRSQSVGELRLLSPGGDLDIQPNYLAEPDDMTALIEGIDTVLELAQTQGYRELIEGPISPDRRLSRREAEEFVRLSCDTFFHCCGSAKMGIDAMSVVSPELRVHGTENLWVADASVIPVIPTCNIQAPVIAVAERAAVLIREELAR, from the coding sequence ATGTCCCCGAACCCAGGCCCGCTGGGCGACGAACATGCTGAATACGACATCATCATCGCCGGAGCCGGTTCCGCGGGGTGCGTGCTCGCTCGGCGTCTGGCCGAAGACCCGGATCTCTCGGTGTTGTTGATCGAAGCTGGAGGCCCGGAGGAGCACCTCGCTGAGGTGCGTGAGGCTCGTGACTGGGCCGCGCAACTGGGTGGTCCGCTCGACTGGCAGGAGGTCTACGCGCCCAGCGAATCCGTGAAGGGACGCAGAATCCCCATACCGCGCGGGCGAGTGGTGGGGGGCTCCTCCTCAATCAATGCCATGCTCTGGTACCGGGGCCATCCCGATGATTACGACGCCTGGGAGGCCGCAGGGGCCACGGGTTGGAACTACCGGACTCTTCTGCCCTACTTCAAACGTTCAGAAGATTGGGTGGGGGGCGAATCCGCGACGAGGGGGTCTGGTGGCCCTATGCGGGTTGAAGTGTCGCCGGACCCCCACCCTGTGGCTGATTCGCTGCTCAGCGCAGCTGAGGAACTTGGACTTCCCGTCATCGAGGATGCCAACGGCCTCAGCAATGAAGGAGCTTGCCTCGCGAACTTCAACGCGACCACGCAGGACGGGAGTCTCCAGCGCTGGAGCGCCGCAAGGGGATACCTGCGACCGGCGGCTGCTTGGCCCAACCTGACGGTGCGCACCGACGCCGAAGTGACCGAGCTGACGTTCGAGTCCGGCCAATGCACCGGTGTTGTGATCCACCAAGAGGGGCGCAGCCGAAGCCTTCGCGCCACCCTCGGCGTAGTGCTGACGCTCGGAGCACTGGGAACCCCACGGCTGCTCATGAGGTCTGGAATCGGGCCCGCGGACCAGCTCACTGCGGTCGGGCTAGCACCGCGACTGAACCTGCCCGGGGTGGGTGCCAACTTCCAGGATCACCCACTCCTGATGGGGATGAACTTCCGACTCCGAGAACCGCGCGGACCTCTGCGCGACAACGGAGGTGGAGCAATGTTGAACTGGCGCTCCTCCGTAGCAGACCAACGTCCCGACCTGCATGCCTTCGTGGTCCAGGGTGCGCATGCCGGGCCCCAGGTCGCCTCTCGCTACGGCGTGCACCACGCCGATGAGAAGGTCTGTGCCATCTCTCCTGGACTCATGCGAAGTCAGAGTGTCGGCGAGCTGAGGCTCCTCTCCCCAGGAGGAGATCTGGACATTCAGCCGAACTATCTGGCTGAACCCGACGATATGACAGCTCTCATCGAAGGGATCGACACCGTGCTCGAGCTCGCACAGACCCAGGGATACCGTGAGCTGATCGAAGGACCGATCTCTCCTGACCGGAGGCTCTCCCGTCGGGAGGCCGAAGAGTTTGTTCGACTTTCCTGCGACACGTTCTTCCATTGCTGCGGAAGCGCCAAGATGGGGATCGACGCAATGTCAGTGGTGAGTCCAGAGTTGCGGGTGCATGGAACAGAGAACCTCTGGGTGGCCGACGCCTCAGTTATCCCCGTCATCCCGACCTGCAATATCCAGGCACCGGTGATAGCGGTGGCGGAACGGGCCGCTGTCCTCATCCGGGAAGAGCTGGCTCGGTGA
- a CDS encoding flagellar protein FlgN — translation MSVNALSTRLWRERELLDLLQFKLEEQQLLLISGKSQWVGHAAREIETVLEKLREASLSRAVASSWVAAELGLPDDVTLAQLSAAVNEPAWREVLTQHLHALRASASSITSLRDTNSTYLRSAQRAAQESLAALDPDPSGPDGDKGPRLLDTSL, via the coding sequence ATGTCTGTCAATGCACTCTCCACACGACTGTGGCGCGAACGTGAGCTGCTCGACCTTCTCCAGTTCAAACTCGAGGAGCAGCAGCTCCTGCTCATCTCCGGGAAGTCCCAGTGGGTGGGTCACGCCGCACGCGAGATCGAGACCGTGCTGGAGAAGCTGCGTGAAGCCTCGCTGAGCCGCGCCGTGGCCTCCTCCTGGGTGGCCGCTGAGCTGGGTCTGCCCGATGACGTCACCCTCGCCCAGCTCTCCGCCGCCGTCAACGAACCTGCTTGGCGCGAGGTGCTGACCCAGCACCTGCACGCACTGCGCGCTTCCGCCTCGAGCATCACCTCGCTGCGCGACACGAACTCCACCTACCTGCGTTCAGCTCAGCGTGCAGCGCAGGAATCACTGGCCGCGCTGGATCCGGACCCCTCGGGCCCCGACGGGGACAAGGGGCCCCGGCTGCTCGACACGAGCCTGTGA
- the fliW gene encoding flagellar assembly protein FliW encodes MSEIHFPASLPGLEPLKTFRLTAVEGSTGLYSLDSTELPDVRLFLLDPAVHLPGYSPRTQGQLSLLGDPAAEDVRVLVIVNTSDGAPHVNLLAPVVLDVLRAQGTQVILEGQDLPVRAALPQPAEMR; translated from the coding sequence TTGAGCGAGATCCATTTCCCCGCCTCCCTCCCCGGCCTGGAACCGCTGAAGACCTTCCGGCTCACCGCGGTGGAAGGATCCACCGGGCTGTATTCCTTGGATTCCACCGAGCTCCCGGATGTCCGGCTCTTCCTGCTCGACCCCGCGGTTCACCTTCCGGGGTACTCCCCCCGCACCCAGGGTCAGCTGAGCCTCCTGGGAGACCCAGCGGCGGAGGATGTTCGGGTGCTGGTCATCGTCAACACCTCCGACGGCGCGCCCCATGTGAACCTGCTGGCCCCGGTGGTGCTCGATGTCCTCCGCGCCCAGGGGACCCAGGTGATCCTCGAAGGCCAGGATCTGCCGGTGCGGGCAGCGCTGCCTCAGCCTGCCGAGATGAGGTGA
- a CDS encoding flagellin N-terminal helical domain-containing protein, with the protein MGMQINTNIAALNAHRNLSNTQNDLSKSLEKLSSGLRINRAADDAAGLAISEGLRSQVNGLGVAARNAQDGISVIQTAEGALTEVHSILQRVRDLTVQAGNDSNNADSRAAIQSEITALGEELGRISEVTNFNGIQLLNGTSAELTFQIGAGATANDQLAVGLTDLTDVVAAVQGVAITDAASANAAIGTIDTQITTVSTARADLGASQNRFESAINSLNVSRENLSAAESRIRDVDMASEMVNFTRSNILSQAGTAMLAQANQSNQGVLQLLG; encoded by the coding sequence ATGGGTATGCAGATCAACACCAACATCGCGGCGCTGAACGCTCACCGCAACCTCTCCAACACGCAGAACGATCTCTCCAAGTCACTGGAGAAGCTCTCCTCGGGTCTGCGGATCAACCGAGCAGCCGACGACGCCGCCGGCCTGGCCATCTCGGAGGGCCTGCGCTCCCAGGTCAACGGCCTCGGCGTGGCAGCCCGCAACGCGCAGGACGGCATCTCGGTCATCCAGACCGCAGAAGGGGCCCTGACCGAGGTCCACTCGATTCTGCAGCGGGTGCGCGACCTGACCGTGCAGGCTGGCAACGACTCGAACAACGCCGACTCGCGCGCGGCGATCCAGTCAGAGATCACCGCCCTTGGCGAGGAGCTCGGACGCATCTCCGAGGTGACCAACTTCAACGGCATCCAGCTGCTCAACGGCACGAGCGCGGAGCTGACGTTCCAGATCGGTGCGGGGGCGACTGCGAACGATCAGCTTGCGGTCGGCCTCACGGATCTCACCGACGTCGTGGCCGCGGTCCAAGGGGTGGCCATCACGGATGCAGCATCCGCCAACGCCGCCATCGGCACCATCGACACCCAGATCACCACAGTCTCCACCGCCCGTGCAGATCTCGGTGCTTCGCAGAACCGCTTCGAGTCCGCGATCAACTCGCTCAACGTGTCCCGCGAGAACCTCTCGGCTGCGGAATCCCGCATCCGCGACGTGGACATGGCGTCCGAGATGGTCAACTTCACCCGCTCGAACATCCTGTCCCAGGCCGGCACCGCCATGCTGGCTCAGGCCAACCAGTCGAACCAGGGCGTTCTGCAGCTCCTCGGCTGA